Proteins encoded within one genomic window of Gloeobacter kilaueensis JS1:
- a CDS encoding pentapeptide repeat-containing protein — translation MANLQHLKILLSGTLQFAAWRKANGNLRPDLAAAILQGVNLYYADLGEADLNGANLGGANLGGANLGGASLNGANLSGANLGGADLRGADLSEADLSWADLNWADLSGANLGRADLSGSNLNWADLRGAYLGGTDLSKADLREASLSGAAYLKGVDLHGANLSGANLSRVIMNGVDLEEADLRGANLGGADLRRANLNRAKLSGANLERANLKGADLSGADLRQVRLAGCCLEEAILQGCRVYGTAAWDVKINERTDQRNLLITDVGEAAVSVDNLKIARFLHLLLDNTELKDAIDALTLKAVLILGHFSPERQSVLAALQGELRRRDHLPIVFNFAGSETQTTIETVRALAGLSRFVIADLADGRSIPAQLHTTVSELDNRAFVLIAEKSSRIHGQVENFLNRVNVVQAIFEYSSPEHLMASLVERVVASAQAWSEQLCNRHTRPITTPLLSDIASSGN, via the coding sequence ATGGCAAATCTGCAGCACCTGAAAATACTCCTGAGCGGCACTCTGCAGTTTGCAGCGTGGCGGAAGGCCAACGGAAACCTTCGGCCCGATCTGGCGGCGGCCATCCTGCAGGGAGTGAATCTGTACTACGCGGATCTGGGTGAGGCCGACTTGAATGGAGCCAACCTGGGGGGAGCGAATCTGGGGGGAGCCAACCTGGGCGGGGCGAGCTTGAACGGAGCCAACCTGAGCGGAGCCAACCTGGGCGGGGCGGATTTAAGAGGGGCGGACCTGAGTGAGGCCGACTTGAGCTGGGCTGACTTGAACTGGGCCGATCTGAGCGGGGCCAACCTGGGCAGAGCGGATCTGAGCGGATCGAACTTGAACTGGGCCGATCTGCGCGGAGCGTATCTGGGTGGAACGGATCTGAGCAAGGCAGACCTGCGCGAAGCAAGCCTGAGCGGGGCCGCTTACCTCAAGGGCGTGGACCTGCACGGGGCCAACCTGAGTGGAGCCAACCTGAGCAGGGTGATCATGAATGGCGTGGACCTGGAAGAGGCGGACCTGCGTGGGGCAAACCTGGGCGGGGCGGACTTGCGCAGGGCGAACTTGAACAGGGCGAAGCTGAGTGGAGCGAACCTGGAGCGCGCGAACCTGAAGGGAGCGGACCTGAGCGGCGCAGATCTGCGCCAAGTCCGTCTGGCCGGTTGTTGCCTTGAGGAGGCAATTTTGCAAGGCTGTCGGGTATACGGGACGGCTGCCTGGGACGTCAAAATCAACGAGCGCACCGATCAGCGCAATCTCCTCATCACCGATGTGGGTGAAGCTGCAGTGAGCGTGGACAACTTGAAGATCGCCCGGTTTCTCCACCTCCTGCTCGACAACACCGAACTTAAAGACGCCATCGACGCGCTCACCTTAAAGGCAGTGCTGATTCTGGGGCATTTTTCGCCGGAGCGACAGTCCGTCCTCGCTGCCCTGCAAGGGGAACTGCGCCGGCGCGATCACCTGCCCATTGTCTTCAACTTTGCCGGTAGCGAAACCCAGACGACGATCGAAACGGTCAGGGCTCTGGCGGGCCTGTCGAGGTTTGTCATCGCCGATCTCGCCGATGGCAGGAGCATCCCTGCACAGCTGCACACGACCGTCTCCGAGTTGGACAACCGGGCGTTCGTGCTCATCGCCGAAAAAAGCAGCCGAATACATGGACAAGTTGAAAATTTCTTGAATCGGGTGAACGTTGTGCAAGCCATCTTCGAGTACAGTTCACCGGAACACTTGATGGCATCGCTTGTGGAACGAGTGGTAGCTTCCGCCCAGGCGTGGTCCGAGCAGTTGTGCAACCGGCACACAAGGCCCATCACAACCCCTTTACTGTCCGACATTGCTTCGTCGGGTAACTGA
- a CDS encoding DNA polymerase III subunit gamma/tau — MVYEPLHHKYRPQRFGDVVGQGPIIATLTNALKTNRIANAYLFTGSRGTGKTTTARLIAKALNCIAGPTPDPCGSCEQCLAIAGGSALDVIEIDAASNTGVDNIRELIERAQFAPVQSRRKIYILDEVHMLSSAAFNCLLKTLEEPPAHVTFVLATTDPQKVLPTVISRCQRFDFRRIPLTEMVDHLEAIAFKENINVETEALELVAQIAQGGLRDAESLLDQLALLDGVIDAERVWQLVGAVPERELLALVDSIQAADSTALIEQVRRLLDSGKEPLQVLQDLLGFYRDLLIALTAPDRRDLVALTAPTWQQLVERAKFYSAAQLLALQERLRQAEPQIKASTQPRLWLEVSLLSLLAPPAERTETPARPLPSPAPKPPATATAPPPASIPASKPAVPPPPAPPSPAPPAPPPAASPPPPPPPPTSAPPPAIPATPALLRDRWQEWLRLIPQPTQSLMSSSFCYEQTARQVVIGFNSAALVKRASEPKRLKQIQEVLQQFLGTAVDIKFAVGKEPQVAPSAPPPPADSYTPPPVSFSPPASAPPEPAPPPAVSPPLPEPRSPQTIEEPDELDRAAHGLAEFFNGAVVNFDGETSDEPAPASAPPPVIDEEDDLPF; from the coding sequence ATGGTCTACGAGCCTCTGCACCACAAGTATCGGCCCCAGCGCTTCGGCGACGTGGTGGGTCAGGGGCCGATCATCGCCACCCTCACCAACGCTCTTAAAACCAACCGGATCGCCAACGCTTATTTATTTACAGGCTCCCGTGGCACCGGCAAGACGACCACCGCCCGGCTGATCGCCAAGGCGCTCAACTGCATCGCCGGTCCGACGCCCGATCCTTGCGGTTCCTGCGAGCAGTGCCTGGCGATTGCGGGGGGCAGCGCCCTCGATGTGATCGAGATCGACGCTGCCTCCAACACCGGCGTCGATAATATTCGCGAACTGATTGAGCGCGCCCAGTTCGCTCCCGTCCAGAGCCGCAGAAAAATTTACATCCTGGACGAGGTGCATATGCTCAGCTCGGCAGCCTTCAACTGCCTGCTCAAGACCCTCGAAGAGCCGCCCGCCCACGTCACTTTTGTGCTCGCCACCACCGACCCCCAGAAGGTGCTGCCGACAGTGATCTCGCGCTGCCAGCGCTTCGATTTTCGGCGCATTCCGCTCACCGAGATGGTCGATCACCTGGAGGCGATTGCCTTCAAAGAAAATATCAACGTCGAGACCGAAGCGCTCGAACTGGTAGCCCAGATCGCCCAGGGCGGTCTGCGCGACGCCGAGAGCCTGCTCGATCAGCTCGCGCTCTTAGACGGGGTGATCGATGCGGAGCGCGTCTGGCAACTGGTGGGCGCGGTGCCAGAGCGAGAATTGCTCGCGCTCGTAGACAGCATTCAGGCAGCGGATAGCACCGCGCTCATCGAGCAGGTGCGCCGCCTGCTCGACAGCGGCAAGGAGCCCCTGCAGGTGCTGCAGGATCTGCTGGGCTTTTACCGCGATCTGCTGATTGCCCTCACTGCTCCTGACCGGCGCGACCTAGTTGCCCTCACCGCTCCTACCTGGCAGCAGCTCGTCGAGCGGGCAAAATTTTATAGCGCCGCCCAACTTCTGGCACTGCAGGAACGGTTGCGCCAGGCCGAGCCGCAAATTAAAGCTTCGACCCAGCCCCGGTTGTGGCTGGAGGTGAGCCTGCTGAGTCTGCTTGCCCCCCCAGCAGAGCGCACTGAAACTCCAGCGAGGCCGCTACCCTCCCCGGCTCCAAAACCTCCAGCCACCGCTACTGCTCCGCCTCCAGCCAGTATTCCAGCTTCCAAACCGGCGGTGCCTCCTCCCCCCGCTCCGCCGTCCCCCGCTCCGCCTGCTCCTCCCCCTGCTGCCAGTCCTCCGCCTCCCCCTCCACCGCCGACTTCGGCCCCACCACCCGCCATCCCGGCCACCCCCGCTCTGCTGCGCGACCGCTGGCAGGAGTGGCTGAGGTTGATTCCTCAGCCGACCCAGAGCCTGATGTCCTCCAGCTTCTGTTACGAGCAAACCGCCAGGCAGGTTGTGATCGGCTTTAACTCGGCGGCTCTGGTGAAGCGGGCGAGTGAACCGAAGCGCCTCAAGCAAATTCAAGAAGTCCTCCAGCAATTTCTGGGCACCGCCGTCGATATCAAGTTCGCCGTCGGCAAGGAGCCCCAGGTTGCCCCGAGCGCACCGCCCCCACCGGCGGACAGCTACACCCCGCCGCCGGTGAGCTTCAGCCCTCCTGCCTCTGCTCCTCCAGAGCCGGCACCCCCGCCTGCTGTCTCGCCCCCCCTACCGGAGCCGCGTTCTCCCCAGACAATCGAGGAGCCGGACGAACTGGACCGGGCCGCCCACGGCCTGGCAGAGTTTTTCAACGGCGCGGTGGTCAACTTCGACGGTGAAACCAGCGACGAGCCGGCCCCGGCCAGCGCTCCGCCGCCTGTAATCGACGAGGAAGACGATCTGCCCTTTTAA
- a CDS encoding glycosyltransferase family 4 protein, which yields MPLPRTVVLNGSYLSLRPTGIGQYILNLLRCWQQEGRPLRALLPEQYLSAGPKAHSEIVRTPGHLARLGWNQFVLPTKLRKGEVLFNPVPEGSVLSPCPQVSTAHDVIPLIFPEFFPRKQAYFRYLVPACLRSSTHILCDSAQTRADLVRFYDLDPAKMSVVPLACDRSRFYPRPVLPERLARYELAPGNYFFYVGAHEPHKNLARLIEAFAQVAGEWPGVLAIAGAFDPRYTPALVRLTEKLQIAHRVRWLDYLDPDDLPCVYSAAHAFVFPSLYEGFGLPVLEAMACGTAVLASARGSLAEVTGEAAVLVEAECPDAIADGMRQLLEPAVRADYRARGLAQAQRFSWERTARTSWELIDKAREET from the coding sequence ATGCCCCTGCCCCGCACCGTCGTCCTCAACGGCAGTTACCTGTCGCTGCGCCCGACCGGCATCGGCCAGTACATCCTCAATCTGTTGCGCTGCTGGCAGCAGGAAGGGCGGCCCCTGCGCGCCTTATTGCCGGAGCAATATCTATCCGCTGGACCGAAAGCGCACAGCGAGATTGTCCGTACCCCCGGCCACCTGGCGCGGCTGGGCTGGAACCAGTTCGTGCTGCCGACAAAGTTGCGCAAGGGCGAGGTGCTCTTCAACCCGGTGCCGGAAGGCTCCGTTCTCAGTCCTTGCCCGCAGGTGAGCACTGCCCATGACGTGATTCCGCTCATCTTCCCAGAATTTTTTCCGCGCAAGCAGGCGTACTTTCGGTATCTGGTGCCCGCCTGCCTGCGCAGTTCCACCCACATTCTCTGTGACTCGGCGCAGACCAGGGCCGATCTGGTGCGCTTTTATGATCTCGACCCGGCGAAGATGAGCGTCGTGCCCCTCGCCTGCGACCGCTCGCGCTTCTATCCGCGCCCTGTATTGCCCGAACGGCTTGCGCGCTACGAGTTGGCTCCTGGCAACTATTTTTTTTATGTCGGTGCCCACGAGCCCCACAAGAACCTCGCCCGGCTCATCGAGGCGTTTGCCCAGGTAGCTGGAGAGTGGCCGGGGGTGCTCGCCATCGCCGGGGCGTTCGACCCGCGCTACACTCCGGCCCTGGTCCGGCTCACCGAAAAATTGCAGATTGCCCATCGCGTCCGCTGGCTCGACTATCTCGACCCCGACGATCTTCCCTGCGTCTACAGCGCTGCCCATGCTTTCGTCTTCCCAAGCCTCTACGAAGGCTTTGGCCTACCGGTGCTGGAGGCGATGGCCTGCGGCACAGCGGTGCTCGCTTCCGCACGGGGCTCACTGGCGGAGGTGACAGGTGAGGCAGCGGTGCTGGTCGAAGCCGAATGCCCGGATGCGATCGCTGACGGGATGCGGCAACTATTGGAACCAGCGGTCCGAGCAGATTACCGCGCACGCGGCCTTGCCCAGGCACAGCGCTTTAGCTGGGAGCGCACCGCCCGCACGAGCTGGGAACTGATCGATAAGGCGAGGGAGGAGACCTAA
- a CDS encoding IS110 family transposase, whose amino-acid sequence MQRDGSQNDYQLFVGIDVAALTVTAAWLLTHAKPTAAITLPQTPEGHCQLAERLLAVCPTAAEVLVVIEATGSYWMRLATFLALKGFAVSVVNPAQSHYFARALLKRSKSDALDAQTLAQLAAALQPGLWQPPPEIYYQLQQRLQHRDALLQQRQQLHNQLHALRQFPLVVAAVQASLEQLSHTFDEQIAQMEAQLEALLAQDSLWHQAATKLRTIKGIGSVTAGWVLVSTLNFGCCATVEAAVAYAGLAPRSHRSGTSLHRPERIGHAGNARLRTALYMASLSAIRCNQQIKSFYQRLRAAGKPAKVALCAAARKLLHIAWAVVKTDTPFDAEHGRLVCLQ is encoded by the coding sequence ATGCAGCGAGACGGTTCACAAAACGACTATCAGCTATTTGTCGGTATTGATGTGGCGGCACTCACTGTCACTGCCGCCTGGCTGCTCACCCACGCAAAGCCTACCGCTGCCATCACACTGCCCCAAACCCCCGAAGGACACTGCCAATTGGCCGAACGCTTACTCGCCGTCTGTCCCACCGCCGCTGAGGTGTTAGTGGTCATCGAAGCCACAGGCTCCTACTGGATGCGACTGGCCACATTTCTGGCGCTCAAAGGTTTTGCCGTCAGTGTGGTCAACCCCGCTCAGTCTCATTACTTTGCCAGGGCACTGCTCAAGCGTTCCAAAAGCGATGCGCTTGATGCCCAGACGCTTGCCCAACTCGCTGCCGCCCTGCAACCTGGTCTTTGGCAGCCGCCGCCTGAGATTTATTACCAACTCCAACAGCGCCTGCAGCATCGCGATGCCTTGCTGCAGCAACGCCAACAACTGCACAACCAGTTGCACGCTCTGCGGCAATTTCCGTTGGTGGTGGCGGCGGTACAAGCGAGTCTGGAGCAGTTGAGCCACACCTTCGATGAGCAGATTGCGCAGATGGAAGCTCAGCTAGAAGCGCTGCTCGCCCAAGACTCGCTTTGGCATCAAGCTGCAACCAAGCTGCGCACTATCAAAGGCATTGGGTCTGTCACCGCTGGGTGGGTGTTGGTGAGTACCCTCAACTTCGGCTGCTGTGCAACGGTGGAAGCGGCGGTGGCCTACGCGGGTCTCGCTCCCCGCTCCCACCGTAGCGGCACCAGCCTTCATAGACCAGAGCGCATCGGCCATGCAGGCAATGCCCGCTTACGCACGGCGCTGTATATGGCGAGCTTGAGTGCGATCCGCTGCAATCAGCAGATTAAAAGCTTTTACCAGCGGCTACGAGCAGCCGGTAAACCGGCAAAGGTAGCGCTTTGCGCTGCGGCTCGCAAACTCTTACACATTGCCTGGGCGGTTGTGAAAACAGACACGCCTTTCGATGCAGAGCACGGCAGGTTGGTTTGCTTGCAGTAG
- a CDS encoding type II secretory pathway, component PulD, translating into MKIRRRDQLKIGLLASCLAIFFGMRAANALPTVSAATVDLEAAKTPKQQVNCQIKIVELPEVVAAGLDSSDPALLLGRVNDLLKQGRGKLIADTQLVVLSDREAFLDAQKDYNMVLQTLATTSTGPVPSATLSTIRAGIVLALKPTIQPDGSTVLETRLEWGSPVERERPNLPPDVYRLRLGSTQSLKSGQVYELGGFLNPFLSKGRTLGLVFITPRVESVGLRAAQAVAP; encoded by the coding sequence ATGAAAATACGACGACGTGACCAGCTAAAAATTGGTCTTCTTGCCTCCTGCCTCGCCATCTTTTTTGGAATGCGGGCAGCGAACGCCCTTCCCACTGTATCGGCGGCTACTGTCGATCTGGAGGCCGCAAAGACCCCAAAGCAGCAGGTGAACTGCCAGATCAAGATCGTCGAGTTGCCGGAGGTGGTGGCCGCTGGCCTTGATTCGAGCGATCCAGCCCTCCTGCTTGGGCGGGTGAACGACCTGCTCAAGCAGGGCCGGGGCAAACTGATCGCAGACACACAGCTCGTGGTGCTCAGCGATCGAGAAGCTTTTTTAGATGCTCAAAAAGACTACAACATGGTTCTGCAGACTCTCGCTACGACGAGCACCGGGCCGGTGCCGTCCGCGACGCTGAGTACGATCAGAGCCGGGATTGTCCTTGCACTCAAGCCGACGATCCAGCCGGACGGCAGTACGGTGCTTGAGACGCGCCTCGAATGGGGCAGCCCGGTGGAGCGGGAGCGCCCGAATCTCCCCCCGGACGTTTACCGCCTGCGGCTCGGTAGTACTCAGTCGCTCAAAAGCGGACAGGTTTACGAGCTGGGCGGCTTTCTCAATCCCTTTCTCTCAAAGGGACGGACCCTCGGGCTGGTATTCATCACCCCTCGTGTGGAGAGCGTTGGACTGCGGGCGGCACAGGCGGTGGCTCCCTGA
- a CDS encoding M13 family metallopeptidase — MRQIVATGLWAAAVTLSFALPVRAETPSTVGSFDLSALDTSTPACQNFYQYACGGWLKNNPIPADQSTWGRFNVLAENNRQKLRTILEQAAAQPTGATAKIGTYYAACMDEQKIDSLGLAPLKPQLDRIAGLKSKQDLPALVAYLHRIGVPVFFQLSSEPDAKDSTTVIAGLDQGGLGLPDRDYYLKDDPRSVETRKVYQQYAEKLFGLAGEPAATAQKDAATVLKLETQLATASLDRVQRRDPNKVYHKYTVQQLVNLSPEFDWKAYFKAANTPAFDSLDVSIPAFTQALGKLTASTELADLKTYLRWHLIRVSAPYLSAPFVDANFAFRGKYLTGAKEIAQRWKRCVQATDRDLGEDLGKIYAEQTFGEQGKARILKLVSALETALNQDIKQLDWMSEPTRQQALTKLKAFAKKVGYPERWRDYSTLTIKPGDYLGNVERSAAFEFQRQLSKIGKPVDRQEWQMTPPTVNAYYDPQNNDINFPAGILQPPFFDVNIDDPVNYGSIGAVIGHEMTHGFDDQGRQFDDKGNLRDWWTAADARAFEQRAGCVVDQYGGYKAVGDVKLNGKLTLGENVADNGGLRIAYMALMETLAQSAARPTVDPGKTFTQALNQPSDPGKLLGAVADQATGRVDGYTPEQRFFIGFGQIWCSNQTDEDKRLRALTDPHSLPEYRVNGTVSNSPEFARAFGCKSGDPMVRANACRVW, encoded by the coding sequence ATGCGCCAAATTGTGGCCACCGGCCTGTGGGCCGCCGCCGTCACCCTGTCTTTTGCCCTGCCGGTCCGGGCGGAAACGCCCTCCACCGTCGGCAGTTTCGATCTGTCGGCTCTCGACACCTCCACCCCCGCCTGCCAGAACTTCTACCAGTACGCCTGCGGCGGCTGGCTCAAGAACAACCCGATCCCTGCGGACCAATCGACCTGGGGGCGCTTCAACGTGCTGGCTGAAAATAACCGCCAGAAGTTGCGGACCATCCTCGAACAGGCCGCCGCTCAACCCACCGGTGCCACCGCCAAGATCGGCACCTACTACGCCGCCTGCATGGACGAGCAAAAGATCGACAGCCTCGGTCTTGCACCCCTCAAACCGCAGCTCGACCGCATCGCCGGGTTAAAGAGCAAACAAGATCTCCCGGCCCTCGTCGCCTACCTGCACAGGATCGGCGTACCGGTATTTTTCCAGTTGTCCTCCGAGCCGGATGCCAAAGACTCGACCACGGTAATCGCCGGGCTCGATCAAGGCGGTCTGGGCCTGCCGGACCGCGACTACTACCTCAAGGACGATCCCAGGTCCGTCGAGACGCGCAAGGTCTACCAGCAGTACGCCGAAAAGCTCTTTGGCCTGGCAGGAGAACCGGCGGCGACGGCCCAAAAAGATGCGGCGACGGTGCTCAAGCTTGAGACCCAACTGGCCACCGCTTCGCTCGATCGCGTCCAGCGCCGCGATCCGAACAAGGTCTACCACAAGTACACCGTCCAGCAACTGGTAAACCTCAGCCCCGAGTTTGACTGGAAAGCCTACTTCAAGGCGGCGAACACCCCGGCCTTCGATAGCCTCGACGTGTCGATCCCCGCTTTTACCCAGGCGCTGGGTAAACTGACGGCCTCGACGGAGCTGGCGGATCTGAAGACCTACCTGCGCTGGCACCTGATCCGGGTCTCCGCCCCCTATCTGAGCGCGCCCTTCGTCGATGCCAACTTTGCCTTTCGCGGCAAGTACCTCACCGGTGCCAAAGAGATCGCACAGCGCTGGAAGCGCTGTGTCCAGGCGACCGACCGGGATCTGGGCGAAGATCTGGGCAAGATCTACGCCGAGCAGACCTTCGGCGAGCAGGGCAAGGCGCGCATTCTCAAACTGGTGAGCGCCCTCGAAACAGCGCTCAACCAGGACATCAAACAGCTCGACTGGATGAGCGAGCCCACCCGGCAGCAGGCTTTAACCAAACTCAAAGCCTTCGCCAAAAAAGTGGGCTACCCCGAGCGCTGGCGCGACTACTCTACGCTCACGATCAAGCCGGGCGACTACCTGGGCAACGTCGAGCGCAGCGCCGCTTTTGAGTTTCAGCGCCAGCTCAGCAAGATCGGCAAACCCGTCGATCGCCAGGAGTGGCAGATGACGCCGCCGACGGTCAACGCCTACTACGATCCGCAAAACAACGACATCAACTTCCCGGCGGGCATCCTGCAGCCGCCCTTCTTCGATGTCAACATCGACGATCCGGTCAACTACGGCAGCATCGGTGCGGTGATTGGCCACGAGATGACCCACGGCTTCGACGACCAGGGCCGCCAGTTCGACGACAAAGGCAATCTGCGCGACTGGTGGACTGCAGCGGATGCCAGAGCCTTCGAGCAGCGCGCCGGTTGTGTGGTCGATCAGTACGGCGGCTACAAGGCAGTGGGGGATGTCAAACTCAATGGCAAACTGACTTTAGGCGAAAACGTCGCCGACAATGGCGGGCTGCGCATCGCCTACATGGCGTTGATGGAAACTCTCGCCCAATCGGCTGCCAGGCCCACCGTCGATCCTGGCAAAACCTTTACCCAGGCTCTCAACCAGCCCAGCGATCCTGGCAAGTTGCTCGGAGCTGTCGCGGATCAGGCGACGGGCCGCGTTGACGGTTACACGCCCGAGCAGCGCTTCTTCATCGGCTTTGGCCAGATCTGGTGCTCCAACCAGACCGACGAGGACAAGCGCCTGCGCGCCCTTACCGATCCCCACTCGCTGCCGGAGTACCGGGTAAACGGCACTGTCTCCAATTCGCCCGAATTTGCCAGAGCCTTCGGCTGCAAGAGCGGCGATCCGATGGTGCGCGCCAACGCCTGCCGGGTCTGGTAG
- a CDS encoding DsbA family protein: MFRNFLLLLFAVLLLPAPVLAAEPAEPLEKQVLEIIQRHPEAVYNALRTYKLQADRAQQLGEWRENLKKPIQVNIAGAPVRGRMDAPLTLVEFSDFQCPFCGQAQSTLRALESKYKDQLRVVYLNLPLPIHPQAQAAALAAWAAGRQGRFFEYHDRLFALNENLQADSFESIARDLGLDLAQFNRDRESPEALARVAADVQQAIDLKLDSTPSFVLNGVLIKGARPLADFEEVIKLVRPQPG; encoded by the coding sequence ATGTTCCGTAACTTTTTATTGCTGCTATTCGCCGTTCTCCTCCTGCCTGCCCCAGTTCTGGCGGCAGAACCCGCCGAACCGCTCGAAAAGCAGGTGCTCGAAATCATCCAGCGCCACCCGGAGGCGGTCTACAACGCCCTGCGCACCTACAAGCTGCAGGCCGACCGCGCCCAGCAGTTGGGCGAGTGGCGAGAAAACCTCAAAAAGCCCATCCAGGTGAATATTGCCGGTGCCCCGGTGCGGGGCCGGATGGATGCGCCGCTCACCCTGGTCGAGTTTTCAGATTTTCAGTGCCCCTTCTGCGGTCAGGCCCAATCGACGCTGCGCGCTCTTGAGAGCAAGTACAAGGACCAGTTGCGCGTCGTCTACCTCAACCTGCCGCTGCCGATCCATCCCCAGGCGCAAGCCGCCGCTCTCGCCGCCTGGGCCGCCGGTCGCCAGGGGAGGTTCTTCGAGTACCACGACCGGCTTTTTGCCCTCAACGAAAATCTCCAGGCCGACAGCTTCGAGTCCATCGCCCGCGATCTGGGCCTCGATCTGGCCCAGTTCAACCGCGACCGCGAGAGCCCCGAAGCCCTCGCCCGCGTCGCCGCCGACGTGCAGCAGGCGATCGACCTCAAGCTCGACTCCACACCGAGCTTCGTGCTCAACGGCGTACTCATCAAAGGTGCCCGGCCCCTCGCTGACTTTGAAGAGGTGATCAAGCTGGTGCGCCCGCAGCCGGGCTGA
- a CDS encoding sensor histidine kinase → MSDAAQSLPLEGELQATREHVLQLEETCRQLQIQLLESRARLNGGPAGEPYEESWRSLVQHAPDLITTVDRQGQILFINRGLPGYERDQMIGQSIYDYVLPEHHERVRRVFAQVLASGEAMGYEASTVSPSGEIFWYHSQVGPIRRQGDISSLILISNDITDRRRSEDAFAALLQREQVIYKTIEQSERRYRFLADSSVVLASSLDVETTFASLARLAVPQIADWFAVDLIEADGTPRCLTALHADPCKEALAQQLCEHYPIDPLASRGVARVIRTGCAELFEEVPEALLLELAYSDEHLELLEQLGIRSALIVPLAARGRLLGALTLAIAGSERRYGPGDLQLAEDLARRAALALDNARLYAAEQRERNRAETANRMKDEFLATVSHELRTPLNSILGFTQLLRRGQLDQTRVALALDAIERNARAQARLTEDLLDVSRIITGKLRLTVQPLNVQGVVEAAIETMRTAAEAKAIALVTDFPPLPCTVVADPNRLQQVVWNLLSNAIKFTPQEGRIRVSIERGENQARIVVADSGAGIPAEFLPYVFDRFRQADSTSTRIFGGLGLGLAIVRHLVELHGGTVGAESPGPNLGATFTVTLPLMSADQLSPAAGAPA, encoded by the coding sequence ATGAGCGATGCCGCCCAATCCCTTCCGCTGGAAGGGGAACTTCAGGCCACCCGCGAGCACGTCCTTCAACTCGAAGAAACCTGCAGACAGCTACAAATTCAGCTTCTTGAAAGCCGCGCCCGCCTCAACGGCGGCCCGGCAGGTGAGCCCTATGAGGAGAGCTGGCGCTCGCTGGTGCAGCACGCCCCAGACTTGATCACGACCGTCGATCGGCAGGGACAGATCCTGTTTATCAACCGGGGGCTGCCGGGCTATGAGCGCGACCAGATGATCGGGCAGAGTATCTACGACTACGTGCTACCGGAGCACCACGAGCGCGTCCGCCGCGTCTTTGCCCAAGTACTTGCCAGCGGTGAAGCGATGGGCTACGAGGCGTCCACCGTCAGCCCCAGCGGTGAAATCTTCTGGTACCACTCCCAGGTGGGGCCGATCCGCCGGCAGGGCGACATCAGCTCCCTCATCCTCATCAGCAACGACATCACCGATCGCAGGCGCTCGGAGGATGCCTTCGCCGCTCTATTGCAGCGCGAGCAGGTGATCTACAAGACGATCGAGCAGAGCGAAAGGCGCTATCGCTTTCTGGCCGATTCGAGCGTGGTGCTCGCCAGTTCCCTCGATGTCGAGACGACCTTTGCCAGTCTGGCCAGGCTGGCCGTTCCCCAGATCGCCGACTGGTTCGCCGTCGATCTGATCGAAGCGGACGGTACTCCCCGCTGTCTGACGGCTCTGCACGCCGATCCATGCAAGGAGGCGCTGGCCCAGCAACTGTGTGAGCACTACCCGATCGATCCTCTGGCAAGCCGGGGGGTGGCCCGCGTCATTCGCACCGGTTGTGCGGAGCTATTCGAGGAAGTTCCAGAAGCGTTGCTTCTGGAACTGGCCTACAGTGACGAGCATCTGGAGTTGTTGGAGCAACTTGGAATTCGCTCGGCGCTGATCGTGCCTCTGGCTGCAAGGGGCCGCCTTCTCGGGGCACTGACGCTGGCAATTGCCGGATCGGAGCGCCGCTACGGGCCGGGCGATCTGCAACTGGCCGAAGATCTCGCTCGGCGGGCGGCCCTTGCCCTCGACAATGCCCGGCTGTACGCTGCTGAGCAGCGCGAGCGCAACCGGGCGGAGACGGCCAACCGGATGAAGGACGAATTTCTGGCAACGGTCTCCCACGAACTGCGCACCCCCCTCAACTCGATTTTGGGCTTTACCCAGTTATTGCGGCGCGGACAGCTCGACCAGACGCGGGTGGCGCTCGCCCTCGACGCGATCGAGCGCAACGCCCGCGCCCAGGCCCGCCTTACCGAAGACCTGCTCGATGTCTCGCGGATCATCACCGGCAAGTTGCGCCTCACGGTGCAGCCGCTGAACGTCCAGGGCGTCGTCGAAGCAGCGATCGAGACGATGCGCACGGCAGCGGAGGCCAAGGCGATTGCGCTGGTAACCGATTTTCCGCCCCTGCCCTGCACGGTGGTGGCGGACCCGAACCGCCTGCAGCAAGTGGTCTGGAACTTGTTGTCGAACGCGATCAAGTTCACGCCCCAGGAGGGCCGCATCCGGGTGAGCATCGAGCGCGGCGAGAACCAGGCTCGGATCGTCGTCGCAGACAGCGGTGCCGGTATTCCAGCGGAGTTTCTGCCCTACGTCTTCGACCGCTTTCGCCAGGCCGACAGCACCAGCACCCGCATCTTCGGCGGCCTCGGCCTCGGGCTTGCGATCGTGCGCCACCTCGTTGAACTGCACGGCGGCACGGTGGGAGCCGAGAGCCCTGGCCCCAATCTGGGAGCGACCTTCACGGTTACACTACCGCTCATGAGCGCCGATCAACTCAGCCCGGCTGCGGGCGCACCAGCTTGA